In a single window of the Candidatus Rokuibacteriota bacterium genome:
- a CDS encoding ABC transporter ATP-binding protein yields MSTLLRLDGIQVGYGDMTAVHEVSLEVREGETVALIGGNGAGKTTTLRAVSGLLPLRSGSIEFAGERLDGLGPAGVVARGIAHVPEGRQLFPTMTVRENLELGARSVDARRRRAETLAWVFDLFPRLSERQRQVAGTLSGGEQQMCAIGRGLMAKPRLLMLDEPSLGLAPVVVRTIFDDLERINRGGLTILLVEQNVLRALQLCHRGYVLENGRIALEGAREVLLASPHIKQAYLGL; encoded by the coding sequence ATGTCCACCCTGCTGCGCCTTGACGGGATCCAGGTTGGGTACGGCGATATGACGGCCGTCCACGAGGTCTCGCTCGAGGTGCGTGAGGGCGAGACGGTGGCGCTCATCGGCGGCAACGGGGCGGGGAAGACGACGACGCTCCGGGCCGTCTCCGGCCTGCTGCCGCTCCGCAGCGGGAGCATCGAGTTCGCCGGCGAGCGCCTCGACGGTCTCGGTCCCGCGGGCGTCGTCGCGCGCGGCATCGCGCACGTACCCGAGGGCCGCCAGCTCTTCCCCACGATGACGGTCAGAGAGAACCTCGAGCTGGGCGCCAGGTCGGTCGACGCGCGCCGGCGCCGGGCCGAGACGCTCGCGTGGGTCTTCGATCTCTTCCCGCGGCTCTCCGAGCGGCAGAGGCAGGTGGCGGGCACGCTGTCGGGCGGCGAGCAGCAGATGTGCGCCATCGGCCGCGGGCTCATGGCGAAGCCGCGTCTTCTGATGCTGGATGAGCCCAGCCTGGGTCTGGCCCCCGTCGTGGTGCGAACGATCTTCGACGATCTGGAGCGCATCAACCGGGGAGGCTTGACCATCCTGCTGGTGGAGCAGAACGTCCTGCGCGCGCTCCAGCTCTGCCACCGCGGCTATGTCCTCGAGAACGGGCGAATCGCGCTCGAAGGCGCGCGCGAGGTCCTGCTCGCGAGCCCCCACATCAAACAGGCCTACCTCGGCCTCTAA
- a CDS encoding ABC transporter ATP-binding protein → MTLLEVSGLSKRFGGLQAVGGLDLSMAQGEMLGMIGPNGAGKTTVFNLLSGFLASDSGEVRFRGRRLHGLKPHEICRLGLARTFQIVRPFPQLSVVENVRIAALSRHPAMGEALDAARAVVERVGLGARLREPAAGLTLADRKRLELARALATEPTLLLLDEVMAGLNATEIDTMVRLVGAINAGGVSVLLIEHNMRAVMSLSHRIVVLSFGEKIAEGPPRAVAADRRVIEAYLGEEYVHPAAP, encoded by the coding sequence ATGACCCTGCTCGAGGTCTCGGGACTCAGCAAGCGCTTCGGGGGTCTCCAGGCCGTCGGCGGCCTCGACCTGTCCATGGCCCAGGGCGAGATGCTCGGGATGATCGGGCCCAACGGGGCGGGGAAGACCACGGTCTTCAACCTGCTTTCGGGCTTCCTTGCGTCCGACTCGGGAGAGGTTCGCTTCCGCGGCCGCCGCCTCCACGGCCTCAAGCCCCACGAGATCTGCCGGCTCGGGCTGGCGCGCACCTTCCAGATCGTCCGGCCGTTCCCGCAGCTCTCCGTCGTCGAGAATGTCAGGATCGCGGCGCTCTCCCGGCATCCCGCCATGGGGGAGGCCCTCGATGCGGCGCGGGCCGTCGTGGAGCGCGTCGGGCTCGGCGCGCGGCTGCGCGAGCCCGCCGCGGGGCTGACGCTCGCCGACCGCAAGCGGCTCGAGCTGGCTCGCGCGCTCGCCACGGAACCAACTCTGCTTTTACTCGACGAAGTCATGGCCGGCCTCAATGCGACCGAGATCGACACCATGGTCCGGCTGGTCGGCGCCATCAACGCGGGCGGGGTGTCCGTGCTGCTCATCGAGCACAACATGCGCGCCGTCATGTCGCTCTCGCACCGCATCGTGGTGCTCTCGTTCGGCGAGAAGATCGCCGAGGGTCCGCCGCGAGCCGTCGCCGCCGACCGCCGGGTCATCGAAGCCTACCTCGGGGAGGAGTATGTCCACCCTGCTGCGCCTTGA
- a CDS encoding branched-chain amino acid ABC transporter permease has protein sequence MKLAALLAVAVLVALPWVVSSYVVTVLIFIFFYAYLGQAWNIVGGYAGQLSAGHAAFVGVGGYAAALLSMHAGLTPWIGMWIGGVLAAALGAVIGYLGFRFGLRGFYFVLLTVAFAEICRVVALNVDAVGGALGLYITFTGNPRQFQFQDNRVYYYVALALMLGATALVWALERHRLGSYLMAIRQDEGACEALGVDTFRCKMLAMVLSSFLTGVGGTFYAFYLFSLQPNAVFGIPLSVEIIIRPIVGGAGTVLGPIIGSFILSPLAEISRTYFSQGGWNGAHLIVYGLLLIAVVLFLPQGAYPALLRLARRRSA, from the coding sequence ATGAAGCTTGCCGCGCTCCTGGCCGTGGCAGTCCTCGTCGCGCTGCCGTGGGTCGTCAGCTCCTACGTGGTCACCGTGCTGATCTTCATCTTCTTCTACGCCTACCTCGGCCAGGCCTGGAACATCGTCGGCGGCTACGCGGGGCAGCTATCCGCGGGGCACGCGGCCTTCGTCGGCGTCGGCGGCTACGCGGCGGCCCTCCTGTCCATGCACGCGGGGCTCACGCCCTGGATCGGCATGTGGATCGGCGGGGTGCTGGCCGCGGCGCTCGGGGCGGTCATCGGCTATCTGGGCTTCCGGTTCGGCCTGCGCGGCTTCTACTTCGTCCTGCTGACGGTCGCCTTCGCCGAGATCTGCCGCGTCGTGGCGTTGAACGTCGACGCCGTCGGCGGTGCGCTCGGCCTCTACATCACGTTCACGGGCAACCCGCGGCAGTTCCAGTTCCAGGACAACCGCGTCTACTACTACGTCGCCCTCGCGCTCATGCTGGGAGCGACGGCGCTCGTGTGGGCACTCGAGCGCCACCGCCTGGGCTCGTACCTCATGGCCATCCGCCAGGACGAGGGCGCTTGCGAGGCCTTGGGTGTGGACACCTTCCGCTGCAAGATGCTGGCGATGGTGCTGTCGTCCTTCCTCACGGGCGTGGGCGGGACGTTCTACGCCTTCTACCTCTTCTCGCTGCAGCCCAACGCGGTCTTCGGCATCCCGCTGTCGGTGGAGATCATCATCCGGCCCATCGTGGGCGGCGCCGGCACGGTGCTGGGCCCCATCATCGGCTCGTTCATCCTGAGCCCCCTCGCCGAGATTTCGCGCACGTACTTCTCGCAGGGCGGCTGGAACGGCGCGCACCTGATCGTCTACGGCCTCCTGCTGATCGCCGTGGTGCTGTTCCTGCCCCAGGGCGCGTACCCGGCGCTCCTGCGGCTCGCGCGGAGGCGGTCGGCATGA
- a CDS encoding branched-chain amino acid ABC transporter permease, producing MDPTLIGQGLLSGFLFGGVYSLMAVGLTLIFGVMRVVNFAHGDMMVWGMYLAWLLASRAGIDPYVGFVVCGAALFLFGFAVQRGLVDRIVDAPHEMQILLMLGVALVLENAALVAFGPDPTRVRSPLSQSTVWLGPIFVDLARLLTFGVAMALTAALWLFLSRTDLGRTMRAAADNPYGARVIGADVRRVYAAAFGVGAACVGAAGALVSPILPFQPTSGLGLSVTSFNIVIIGGMGSLPGAFAGGILVSVAESMGAVFLSPSMKELVSFGLLIAILLFRPAGLFGKTTA from the coding sequence GTGGATCCGACCCTCATCGGACAGGGCCTGCTCAGCGGCTTCCTCTTCGGCGGTGTCTACAGCCTGATGGCCGTCGGGCTCACCCTGATCTTCGGGGTGATGCGCGTCGTCAACTTCGCCCACGGCGACATGATGGTCTGGGGCATGTACCTCGCCTGGCTGCTCGCCTCCCGCGCTGGGATCGACCCCTACGTGGGCTTCGTCGTCTGCGGCGCGGCGCTCTTCCTGTTCGGGTTCGCGGTTCAGCGGGGACTCGTCGACCGCATCGTGGACGCGCCGCACGAGATGCAGATCCTCCTGATGCTCGGCGTCGCCCTCGTCCTCGAGAACGCCGCGCTGGTCGCCTTCGGTCCCGATCCGACGCGCGTGCGCTCGCCGCTCAGCCAGTCCACCGTGTGGCTCGGCCCCATCTTCGTCGACCTGGCCCGCCTGCTGACCTTCGGGGTCGCGATGGCGCTCACGGCTGCGCTGTGGCTGTTTCTCTCGCGCACCGACCTCGGCCGGACCATGCGCGCCGCCGCCGACAACCCGTACGGCGCCCGGGTCATCGGGGCGGACGTGCGGCGTGTCTACGCCGCCGCCTTCGGCGTCGGCGCCGCCTGCGTGGGCGCCGCCGGGGCGCTGGTGTCGCCCATCTTGCCCTTCCAGCCGACGAGCGGCCTTGGGCTCTCCGTGACCTCGTTCAACATCGTCATCATCGGCGGCATGGGCAGCCTCCCGGGCGCCTTTGCCGGCGGCATCCTCGTCTCGGTCGCCGAATCCATGGGCGCCGTGTTCCTCTCCCCCTCGATGAAGGAGCTGGTCAGCTTCGGGCTCCTGATCGCCATCCTGCTCTTCCGGCCGGCCGGCCTCTTCGGCAAGACCACGGCCTGA